One Vallitalea pronyensis genomic region harbors:
- a CDS encoding WG repeat-containing protein, protein MKVFVVILITCTISIVSCRPDKNHKFSDTSHNDANNKTTNLTTQMQDYRAYGDFRDGLAHIRSEGKSGYINTYGDVVIKPTFDIAYDFSENLAVVEINYKEGVIDKNGELVVEPIYNTIKSFSEQKAAVAIYDKNKNGGYRYSSSYNWGYIDTEGEIIIDLNYTNAFPFSEGLAAVRIEDKYGYINELGNMVIEPQYEQASKFSNGLAPVLFNNGKWGAINKDNEIIIEPKYDRLNEFKDGIAFCYDKNTQKYGGLDLNGNIVISPNYAWAFDFKNGLAVVVLPNHMYGMIDKTGDWFIEPKYQFLSNFSEALAVAKLGGKYGYIDINESFVISPKYDTANDFSHERAKVSLGNIKGYIDKKGRWIFP, encoded by the coding sequence ATGAAAGTATTTGTTGTAATATTAATCACTTGTACAATAAGCATTGTTAGTTGTCGTCCTGATAAAAACCACAAGTTTTCAGATACATCCCATAATGATGCAAATAATAAAACCACTAATTTAACTACACAAATGCAAGACTATAGAGCTTATGGTGATTTCCGTGATGGACTAGCACATATTCGATCAGAAGGGAAATCTGGTTACATTAATACATATGGAGATGTGGTTATTAAACCTACATTTGATATTGCATATGATTTTAGTGAAAATCTTGCGGTAGTAGAAATAAATTATAAAGAGGGCGTTATAGATAAAAATGGTGAACTTGTAGTAGAGCCTATATATAATACTATAAAATCATTTAGTGAACAGAAAGCAGCTGTAGCTATTTATGATAAAAATAAGAATGGTGGGTATAGATATAGTAGTAGTTATAATTGGGGCTATATTGATACTGAAGGAGAAATAATAATAGATTTAAACTATACGAATGCATTCCCTTTTAGCGAGGGGCTTGCAGCTGTAAGGATTGAAGATAAATATGGTTATATAAACGAACTAGGTAACATGGTTATTGAGCCTCAATATGAACAAGCAAGCAAATTTAGTAATGGTCTAGCCCCAGTTTTATTTAATAACGGTAAATGGGGAGCTATAAATAAAGATAATGAAATAATAATAGAACCCAAATATGATAGATTAAACGAGTTTAAAGACGGGATAGCATTCTGTTATGATAAAAACACACAAAAATACGGAGGATTGGATTTGAATGGTAATATTGTAATTTCTCCAAATTATGCATGGGCATTTGATTTTAAGAATGGTTTAGCTGTGGTGGTGCTTCCCAATCATATGTATGGTATGATTGATAAAACTGGTGATTGGTTTATTGAACCTAAATATCAATTCTTGTCAAATTTTAGTGAGGCATTAGCAGTTGCTAAATTAGGTGGGAAATATGGTTATATAGATATCAATGAGTCTTTCGTAATTAGTCCTAAATATGATACGGCTAATGATTTTAGTCATGAAAGAGCAAAAGTCTCTTTAGGTAATATTAAAGGATATATTGATAAGAAGGGTAGATGGATATTTCCTTAA
- a CDS encoding methyltransferase domain-containing protein: MDQVEIGRFIAVLRKQQNLTQIELADVLGISNKTISKWECGKGMPELSLMMPLCESLKINLNELFSGVKLTDTDYKKKVEENIMKLIEDAEKTKKNVVGGKVLGKVANIDMDVSKTHKTNTEFWNTIGSEFLGVTALPSWGGYLPSELKLNLLGDLSGKSILELGCGNGHSLDYVAGLGAKDLWGVDISANQINKTKSYLSSQKISANLICSPMEEECGLPTDYFDIVFSVFGVGWTTSLDQTFEHVHSYLKKDGIFVFGWSHPIHKCVSIEDDKFVFSNSYFNEEWYCADMSDKEIMLSNRMLSTYINTLARNGFAIESLIEETDKERAISSGTDFGKKALMLPTAFIIKARKL; encoded by the coding sequence TTGGATCAAGTTGAAATTGGACGATTTATTGCAGTACTGAGAAAGCAACAAAATTTAACCCAAATTGAACTTGCTGATGTTCTAGGAATTAGTAACAAAACTATTAGCAAATGGGAATGTGGTAAAGGAATGCCGGAATTATCCCTTATGATGCCACTTTGTGAATCGCTTAAAATTAATCTAAATGAGTTGTTCTCTGGTGTAAAGTTGACCGATACTGACTATAAAAAGAAAGTTGAGGAAAACATAATGAAGCTTATTGAAGATGCAGAAAAAACTAAAAAAAATGTAGTTGGTGGAAAAGTTCTAGGCAAGGTGGCTAATATAGATATGGATGTGAGTAAAACTCATAAGACTAACACCGAGTTTTGGAATACAATTGGTAGTGAATTTTTGGGAGTAACTGCTTTACCAAGTTGGGGTGGGTATTTACCATCGGAACTAAAATTGAATTTACTTGGAGATTTATCAGGTAAAAGTATACTTGAACTTGGTTGTGGTAATGGTCACTCATTAGATTATGTTGCTGGTTTAGGAGCAAAAGACTTATGGGGAGTGGATATTTCAGCAAATCAAATTAATAAAACTAAAAGCTATTTAAGTTCACAAAAAATTAGTGCTAATCTAATATGTTCCCCGATGGAGGAGGAATGTGGGTTGCCGACCGACTATTTTGATATAGTGTTTTCAGTTTTTGGAGTGGGTTGGACAACAAGTTTGGACCAGACCTTTGAACATGTACATTCATATCTGAAAAAAGATGGAATCTTTGTTTTTGGATGGTCACATCCTATTCATAAATGCGTGTCTATTGAAGATGATAAATTTGTTTTTAGTAATTCGTACTTTAATGAAGAATGGTATTGTGCCGATATGAGCGATAAAGAGATTATGCTCTCTAACCGTATGCTGAGTACATATATTAATACACTTGCCAGAAATGGTTTTGCTATTGAATCACTAATTGAAGAAACGGATAAAGAAAGAGCTATATCATCAGGAACTGATTTTGGTAAAAAGGCGTTGATGTTGCCAACGGCTTTTATCATTAAGGCAAGAAAACTGTAG
- a CDS encoding transposase, which yields MGTKNKRHYIAVFKQDAVNYYHSSDKSMAKVAEELQVSQASINNWIQNAKKNDGIVIFQYIDGFYNTRRTHSTCGLESPNNNEMSNLT from the coding sequence ATGGGAACTAAAAATAAAAGACACTATATAGCTGTGTTTAAACAAGATGCAGTCAATTATTATCATTCATCAGACAAATCAATGGCAAAGGTAGCCGAAGAACTTCAAGTAAGTCAGGCATCAATCAACAATTGGATACAAAATGCCAAGAAAAATGATGGTATCGTAATCTTTCAATACATTGATGGATTCTACAATACAAGACGAACCCACAGTACATGTGGTTTAGAGTCACCTAATAATAACGAGATGTCAAATCTTACATAA
- a CDS encoding helix-turn-helix domain-containing protein, with protein sequence MNEQKKTVGEVIRNLRLEKGLTQKELAEGCCSKQHVYRLEASKRLPSAYIVKLFSNKLGYSLINDVYSNDCDWNVHASYYNVHKVGRKF encoded by the coding sequence ATGAATGAACAAAAAAAAACAGTAGGAGAAGTAATTAGAAATTTAAGACTAGAAAAAGGTTTAACCCAAAAAGAATTAGCAGAAGGTTGTTGTTCTAAACAACATGTCTATAGGCTTGAAGCTAGTAAACGATTACCGTCAGCTTATATCGTTAAATTATTCTCAAACAAATTAGGGTATTCATTAATTAATGATGTGTACTCAAATGATTGTGACTGGAATGTTCATGCCTCTTATTATAATGTACATAAGGTTGGACGCAAATTCTAA
- a CDS encoding IS256 family transposase: protein MAKRKKKLSEGKQNIIAALLQEYDIKSAEDIQDALKDLFGGTIGSMMEAELDDHLGYEPYERTNNSNSRNGCKSKTVRSKYGEIDIDVPQDRDSSFQPQIVQKRQKNISHIDDKIIAMYAKGLSTRQISEQIEDIYEFEVSEGMVSNITNKLLPEIEDWQHRPLSRVYPIVFVDAIHFSVRDNNVIKKIAAYVILGINEDGMKEVISLQIGQNESSKYWLGILNELKNRGVQDILILCADGLSGMKEAVNVAFPKTEYQRCIVHQVRNTLKYVSYKDKKKFAIDLKTIYQAPSEEIAHERMLEVTEMWDTHYPNAMRSWSMNWDVISPIFKFSANVRKVIYTTNAIESLNSTYRRLNRGRSVFPSDKALLKALYLATFEATKRWSMSVRNWGKIHGELSIMFEGWL, encoded by the coding sequence ATGGCGAAAAGGAAGAAGAAATTATCAGAAGGAAAACAAAACATTATTGCTGCTCTTTTACAAGAGTATGATATCAAATCAGCTGAAGATATTCAAGATGCATTAAAAGATCTGTTTGGCGGTACTATTGGAAGTATGATGGAGGCTGAACTTGACGATCATCTAGGATATGAACCTTATGAGCGAACGAATAATTCTAACTCTCGTAATGGGTGTAAATCAAAAACTGTACGTAGTAAATATGGCGAGATAGATATTGACGTGCCACAAGATAGAGATTCATCCTTTCAACCTCAAATCGTACAAAAACGCCAAAAGAATATTTCTCACATTGACGATAAAATAATAGCTATGTATGCAAAAGGGTTATCCACTAGGCAAATATCTGAGCAAATAGAGGATATTTATGAATTCGAAGTTAGCGAAGGTATGGTATCTAACATTACGAATAAACTTCTTCCAGAAATAGAAGATTGGCAACACCGTCCCCTATCTAGGGTTTATCCCATCGTGTTTGTAGATGCTATCCATTTCTCGGTTAGAGATAATAATGTCATTAAGAAGATTGCTGCATATGTTATTCTTGGAATTAATGAGGATGGTATGAAAGAAGTCATCAGTCTTCAAATAGGACAAAACGAAAGTAGTAAATATTGGCTAGGCATCCTAAATGAATTGAAAAATCGTGGAGTTCAGGACATTCTAATTCTTTGCGCAGACGGATTATCAGGAATGAAGGAGGCTGTAAATGTAGCTTTTCCAAAGACTGAATATCAAAGATGTATAGTACATCAAGTAAGAAATACCTTAAAATATGTATCATACAAAGACAAGAAGAAATTTGCAATAGATTTAAAGACTATTTATCAAGCACCATCTGAAGAAATAGCCCATGAAAGAATGCTTGAAGTTACTGAAATGTGGGATACTCATTATCCAAATGCTATGCGAAGCTGGTCTATGAATTGGGATGTAATTAGCCCTATATTTAAGTTTTCGGCGAATGTTCGCAAAGTAATTTACACAACAAATGCTATAGAAAGTCTAAACAGCACTTATCGTAGGCTAAATCGAGGAAGAAGCGTTTTCCCAAGTGATAAGGCATTGCTTAAAGCTCTATATTTAGCGACATTTGAAGCAACTAAGAGGTGGAGTATGTCCGTCCGTAATTGGGGGAAGATCCATGGAGAACTTTCCATCATGTTCGAAGGATGGTTATAA